A genomic segment from Synergistaceae bacterium encodes:
- the rplC gene encoding 50S ribosomal protein L3, with translation MPIGILGKKLGMTQIYDSEGQAVAVTVVLAGPCSVVALRTPEQNGYSAVLLGFGAVKPHKLSKPQKVMFEKLKLEPKKTLREFRLDDVKGYEVGQEIKADLFEAGEKVNVKGISKGKGFAGVMKRHHFGGQQFSHGTSVEHRHGGSSGAISYPGRVFPGKRMPGHMGSDKVTVKNLTVMAVDVENNLVLLKGAVPGAKNSLLALYKKA, from the coding sequence ATGCCAATTGGGATTCTGGGGAAGAAGCTCGGAATGACACAGATTTATGACTCCGAAGGACAGGCCGTAGCAGTTACGGTCGTCCTTGCGGGGCCGTGCTCTGTAGTTGCTCTGCGCACCCCTGAACAGAACGGGTATTCCGCCGTTCTTCTCGGCTTTGGGGCTGTGAAGCCTCACAAGCTGTCCAAGCCGCAAAAGGTAATGTTCGAGAAGTTGAAGCTCGAACCCAAGAAGACACTTCGGGAATTTAGACTCGATGACGTGAAAGGTTACGAGGTCGGCCAAGAGATAAAAGCAGACCTGTTCGAAGCCGGAGAGAAGGTCAACGTTAAGGGCATCTCCAAAGGTAAAGGTTTCGCGGGCGTAATGAAGCGTCATCACTTCGGAGGTCAGCAGTTCAGTCATGGTACATCGGTCGAGCACAGGCACGGAGGCTCAAGCGGAGCTATCTCGTATCCGGGGCGCGTGTTTCCCGGCAAGAGAATGCCCGGACACATGGGGAGCGATAAGGTTACGGTGAAGAATCTTACTGTGATGGCCGTTGACGTTGAGAATAATCTAGTTCTGTTGAAAGGTGCAGTACCAGGCGCGAAAAACAGCCTGCTTGCCCTCTACAAGAAAGCATAA